From one Triticum urartu cultivar G1812 chromosome 3, Tu2.1, whole genome shotgun sequence genomic stretch:
- the LOC125546417 gene encoding epoxide hydrolase A-like: MEGLVIRHRTVEVNGISMHVAEAGPEVDAKGAVLFLHGFPELWYSWRHQMDHLGARGYRCIAPDLRGYGGTTAPPDVASYTAFHMVGDLVALLDTLGLAKVFLVGHDWGALIAWYLCLFRPERVTALANTSVAFMRNIMIRNGPDFVNPIEYFNRAYGPNYYKCRFQEPGVAEKQFAPAHAKRLMRQMLCHCFSHGVFCDEEMDDHNYPTSPLPPWLTEADMDYFVTSFEKTGFTGAINYYRNFDKNCELAAPWADAKVQVPTKYIVGGGDITYNFEGIQEYIHGGGFKEDVPLLDEVVVIPGAGHFIQQERAQEVSNHIYDFIIKF; the protein is encoded by the exons ATGGAAGGCCTGGTGATCAGACACCGGACTGTGGAGGTGAACGGCATATCGATGCACGTGGCGGAAGCCGGCCCCGAGGTGGATGCCAAGGGGGCGGTGTTGTTCCTGCATGGCTTCCCGGAGCTGTGGTACTCGTGGCGCCATCAGATGGACCACTTGGGGGCTCGTGGTTACCGCTGCATCGCACCTGACCTCCGTGGCTATGGTGGCACCACTGCACCACCAGATGTGGCCTCCTACACCGCCTTTCACATGGTTGGTGACCTTGTTGCGCTCCTGGACACCTTAGGGCTTGCAAAG GTGTTTTTGGTGGGGCACGACTGGGGCGCACTCATCGCGTGGTACCTGTGTCTGTTCCGTCCCGAGCGGGTAACAGCACTCGCCAACACCAGCGTTGCCTTCATGCGCAACATCATGATCCGCAACGGCCCCGACTTCGTGAATCCCATAGAGTACTTCAATCGCGCATACGGTCCCAACTACTACAAGTGCCGCTTCCAG GAGCCAGGTGTCGCGGAGAAGCAGTTCGCACCAGCGCACGCCAAGCGCCTCATGAGGCAAATGTTGTGCCATTGCTTTAGCCATGGCGTGTTCTGCGATGAGGAGATGGACGACCACAATTACCCAACATCACCGCTTCCGCCTTGGCTCACCGAGGCCGACATGGACTACTTTGTCACCTCCTTTGAAAAGACTGGCTTCACTGGTGCCATCAACTACTACCGCAACTTTGACAAGAACTGCGAGCTGGCGGCGCCGTGGGCAGACGCCAAAGTGCAGGTGCCGACCAAGTACATCGTGGGGGGTGGTGACATCACATACAACTTTGAGGGGATCCAGGAATACATCCACGGTGGTGGGTTTAAGGAAGATGTTCCACTGCTAGATGAGGTGGTCGTCATCCCCGGCGCCGGCCACTTTATCCAACAGGAGAGGGCCCAGGAGGTCAGCAATCATATATATGACTTCATCATCAAGTTTTGA